CCCTGGTAGGCCATCATGGAAAGATAATAGCGGTCCAGCAGCACCCACGCGCCGCGCGCCAGAGCAGGGGCAATCAGCGTCTCCACATGCTCCCGCCTGTCCTTCAGGAATAACTCTACCTCCTCCTCCACGGAGAGGCGGCCCGTCACGGCGGAATCCCGGAGCATCCGCCCCCACTGTCCGCGGGTGGGCTCAAAACTCTGCACCACTTCCAGGCCCTGCCCTTCCAGATGCTTCCGCAACCGGCCGATGTGGGTGGACTTGCCGGTGCCGTCAATGCCTTCAAAGACGATCAGGCGGCCCGTTCTCTCTCCGGTGAAACTCATGACTCAAACGTATAGCGCTGTCCCGGCACGGGTGCGATGATGGTGGAATCCGGCATTCTGGCGGAAAGCGTATCGTGCATCCATTCCACGGCGTCCGGGTCGCCGTGCACCAGAACCACCTGCCTGGGATTCAGCTTCACGGCATAATTGACCAGGGCGTCACGGGTGGCGTGCCCGGAAAAATCAAAACAATCCACCGTGCAATTGCGGCGCACCGGCTGGCCCTTGGGCCGCATCTTCACCAGTTCCCCCGCCGGGGCGGCCCTCAACTGGCCTGCCGGGGAATCCGGATCCGCATACCCCACAAAAAGAATGGCGTTCTTCTCATGCGGAAGAACCTGCTCCGCCATCACGTTGGAGAGCGTATTCTCCGTCATCATGCCGCTGGAAACCACGTAAATATTCCCGGGGGAACACACCAGGGGAGCCTTGCCCTTGCGCGGCAGGGGCATGGTCTTGATCTCCTCCTTCAGCTTGAACTCATGGTCATGCCTGCGGGTCAGCCCGGCAAAACGGTCGTACAGCAGGGAAACCTTGGCGCTCAATCCGCCGAAGTACACGGGCGTATTGGCCGGAATCACCCCCTGCTGCTTGAAACGGTGGATATTGAACAGCATCTCCTGGCTCTTGCCGATGGCGAATACCGGAATCAGTACCGCGCCGCCGCGTTCCAGCGTCTCCGCAATCGCCTTGCCGAACCGCACCATCTCCTCCGGGCGGGAATAATGGGCGCTGCGCTGGAAGCCGCCGCGCGTGCACTCCATGATCAGCGTATCCACGCCGGACTCCGGAAAATCCGCGCCGGGAATCATGCTCTGGTCCTCAAACTGCACGTCCCCCGTGTAAAACACGGTGTGGCCGCTCTCGCCCTCCAGCATCACGCCTGCGGAACCCAGGATGTGCCCGGCATCGTAAAACGTGGCCAGCACGTTCTGCCGGAACCCCACGCGGAACACCTCGTTGCAGGACTTGGCATGCCAGGCGTCGCTCAGCCTGTCCAGATCGTTATGGGTGAAAAAGGGATACTCCACAATGCCCAGGTCCAGCCTCTTGGAGCTCATCACATTCACGGAATTGTGCAGCATCACCTCGGACAGGGCGGCGGCGGCGGGCGTCATGAACACATCCGCCGCCGGCTGCTTCTCCTGAAGCACGGGCAGCGTTCCCAGGTGGTCCAGGTGGGAATGGCTTAAAAAAACGGCTTCTACGGAATTGGGCTCCATGGAATCGAAATCCGGCATGGCCGCCAGCCCCTCCCTCTTGGGGTGCATCCCGCTGTCAAGTATGATCCGGGTGCCGTCCATCTCAAGCAAATAGCAATTGGCCCCAATTTCCTCGGCCCCGCTGATATTCGTAAAACTGATCATTATATGCCGCAGGAGAGTACCCCGTGCCCTCCGCCGTGTCAATGCCGCCTTCATGTTTGCGGGAGCAGGACGTTTCCGTTCCCGGAAATGACCGCGGATCAAGGGAAGAACCGCCCTGCTCCCTATTCCGAGGAATCGTCCGGCCCCAAGAATTCCGGAACCCGTTTGGCCCGTCCATTCCGCACAAACGTTCCTACGGCAGTATCATTTCATAATCAATGTAGTCCCCGAAAAAGGCGGTATGGCTTTCGTTCCTCCTTCTCCCGCAGGCCTTGAACCCCACGCTTTCATACATCCGCCGGGCGGGAAGCATCCGGGCATTCGTGGTGACGACTATTTTCCGCGCCTCCTGCCGGGCGATCCGGCGGAGCGCTTCCCGGAGCTGTACCGCGCCGTAACCACGGCCCTTATGGGAGGATATGATGCAATTATGGCCTACTTTCACGTATTCGGGCATCTTCCTGGGGTCCCATGACGCCAGCCCGGCGGGTCTGCCATTGCAAACAGTAATAAAACCATACCTATCTGCAATCCGGGGGTTATCAAAGAAAAAGTCGTCAAACTCCTTCCAGTCCGCCCCGCAGCGATCCTGCCACCGGGAGTCAAAGGAATAGGCGTCCGACAATAATTCAAGCAATATCCCGCGGTTAAACTCGCTCACTCTTCTGAAATGAATGTCCATGGCGCCTCCTTGATCAATATTCCGTTATTTTCACGGGAATCCAAACCATTCTTTTTTCCGGATAAAGCTCGTTAATCAAGTCAAACTTAAAAATTCCCTTGTAAGGGACGGAAACCATTCTCCTTATCTTGCAGCAAGCGTAATTTGGCGCTCCAAGGTTTGCTCCGGAGAACACGCATCCTTTCAAGATAGGCATCCGCTTCCTTCTGCGATTGTTCCGGAACTGACGGATGGTTTTTGATATAAGCCATTCTTGCCTCCAGAGGCACACTGCTTTCCAGAGACGTCCAGAACACATAATCCATGATTTCATATGCCCAGTTTTTCTCCAGAGCCAGCGCCTGATGCTCATCCTTCATCTGTTCCAGAAGTTTGATGGACATTTTCATGGATTTAATAAGGTGATGCTGGTAGCTCTGCAAGACGGCCTCCTGCAACAAAGAAAGATTTCTTGGCTTGTCCTCCACGATCACGGATGGAGAAGCTCCCGCATCACGCCAGTGTTTAGGATACCCTGCCTTTCCCCGTGGAATCAGCACAGGGATAATCCCGGAGCATCCCATCCCCGTTGCAGGAGTGAACTCTACAGACTTCCTTTCAAATGCCACGGTTATTGGTACAGGCAGCTTATGGCCATTGAGAGAAAGAATATCTATTTCCCATGTATCCCGTTTGCGGATGGTTCCTGAAAAATAGGCGGGAGCCACGTGCGGAGATTCGCCATACACGGAAGAGTCAATCCGTTCCTTGAGTCCTTCAGGGACGTTGCTCCCATTCTCTCCGGCTTGCAAAGGCGGCAATGCCGTTCCGGACAACATGCACAGGAAAAACAAAAGCCACTTGTTCATCAGGTAATTCCAGCATACCGGAAAGTAAAACGCAACAAGATTCGGTGAGGCGCGAAAATTCCGCACGCAACCCGTCCTTTCCCTTGTCGCTGCTTTCTCCGATGGAAGATCATACCGTCCATGCCTTCCGGAATTTGCCTGAATCACGTTCCTTTCTACCGGTTTGCATGTCATGAGAAGGGCATCAGGGAAAGGTTCTTTCCTGATGCAACGTAATTGCCGTCAACAACCCAGCCCCTGCCGAACAATGGAAAACCTGGCTCCTGCGGCATCCGGGAATTGCTCTGGACGCCGCCGGGAGCGCATGAGATAATTTTTATGTCACCCTTCCAAGCCCCCATGAGCAGCAAGCTTCCCATTCCGCCCCAAGGCCCCAAACAGCAATTGCTGGCCAGGGCCGTCAATTATTTCCGCAGCCGGGAAGGAGAACCGCGCCTGTTTACCAAACGCAAGCTTGTTCTTCTTATCCTGACGGCGCTCTATGCCTTTTCCCCCATTGACCTGATTCCGGACTTCATCCCCGGAGTAGGCCAGATAGATGACCTGACCGTCATCGCCTTTGCGTTCCTGGCCATGTTCCTGCCCCCCATCAAGAAGGACGGCTCCCATGAAGACCCGGAACCCTGAGCTTACCGCCCGTACAGCTTTTCATGAGTGATTCCCCGCCATCCTTCCTCCATTCCCCCTCCGTCATCGCCCTGGTGAAAGGAGCCGTCCTGATTGGCGCGCTGGCCGTGTTGGTCTGGGGGGTGCGTTCCTGCCTGACGGCTCCGGTGGAAAAACCGATGGAGGTGGCGGGAAAATTGATTGAGGCAGGCAGGGAGTTGGGGCTGACATTGATCAACAAGGGTTTTTCCACAGACCACGGCGGCGTGGCCCTGATCGTGCAGAAGGATGAAAAAGTAGCCAACCTGGTTACCGTGGAACGGACGTTTGAGTACGAATACCGCTATTCCACCACTTGGTGGTGGAGCAAAAAGACGCTGGTCCTGAAAGCGGCCTACCGCGCCCACGGGGGCATCGACCTGGAGGGCCCCGAGCCGCTCCGGATCATCATTCCCGCGGAGAACAAGGGTCCCATCACCGCAGAAGGTCTTCACGGAAAACTGATTTCCTGCGAGATGGTGGAAGGCTCCCTCCGCGTCGTGAGGGATGACGCCGGAATTTGGAATAGGCTGACCCCGGAGGACTCCGCCATCGCCGTCAACCAGTTGAATGAAAGCGCCCGGAAGCACATCATGGAGAGCGATTTAAAACGCCAGGCGGAAGAAAATTTCATGCGCCGCCTCCGGGAAGAAGCACGGCAGCCGGAAGAGCAATCAGGAAAAGACCGCTGGTTCTGATGCATGCTCATGGAGCGCAGCTCCTCATTCCGTTCTTTTATCTTGCCAAAACAGTCCGCGTCCTATAAAGGAACGCACGTCATGGCCCATTTAACATTCACCCCTCCCACGGACGGCGCAGCCGTCACCATGCAGAACGGCAGGCTTTGCGTTCCGGACAGGCCCGTCATCCCCTTCATCATCGGTGACGGAACCGGGCCTGAAATCTGGGCGGCGGCTTCCCGGGTGATTGACGCGGCTGTGAAGAAGGCGTACCGGGGCAAGCGTTCCATCGCCTGGTATGAAGTTTTTGCCGGGCAGAAGTCCTTTGACAACCTGGGAACCTGGCTTCCCAACGAGACGGTGGAAGCCTTCCGCACGTATCTGGTAGGCATCAAGGGGCCCCTCACCACCCCGGTGGGCGGCGGCATCCGCAGCCTGAACGTCACGCTGCGGCAGGATCTGGACCTGTTCGTCTGCCTGCGCCCGGTGCGTTATTTCAACGGCATTGAAACACCCGTGAAAGCCCCGGAGAAGGTGGACATGGTCGTTTTCCGGGAAAACACGGAGGACATTTACGCCGGAATCGAGTTCAAGGAAGGCTCCGAGGAAGCCAAGCTGTTTTTCGACACCATGAACCGCATCTTCCCGGACCGCATGAAGAAGGTGCGCTTCCCGGAAAGCTCCGGCTTCGGCATCAAGCCCGTTTCCCGGGAAGGCACGGAGCGCCTGGTGCGCGCCGCCATTGATTACGCCGTGGAGAACGGCCGCAAGAGCGTCACGCTGGTGCACAAGGGCAACATTATGAAGTTCACGGAAGGCGGCTTCCGCGACTGGGGGTACGACGTCGCGCGCCGGGAATACGGCGCCCAGCCCATCGGAGACGGCCCCTGGATGAAGCTTCCCAACGGAATCGTGGTCAAGGACTGCATTGCAGACGCCTTCCTTCAGGAAATCCTGCTGCATCCGGAAAACTTTGACGTGGTCGCCACGCTGAACCTGAACGGGGATTACATTTCCGACGCCCTGGCGGCTCAGGTGGGCGGCATCGGCATCGCCCCCGGCGGCAACATCAATTACCTGACGGGCCATTCCATCTTTGAAGCCACGCACGGCACCGGCCCCAAACTGGCCGGACTGGACAAGGCCAATCCCAGTTCCGTCATCCTGTCCGCGGAAATGATGCTGCGCTACATGGGCTGGACGGAAGCGGCGGACCTGCTGATTCAGGCCATTGACCGGGTGATTGCCGCAAAAACCGTCACGTTCGACCTCGCGGAAATGATTCCCGGCTCCACGGAACTTTCCTGCTCCGCCTATGGCGACAAGCTGGTGGAAGCCCTGAGCTGACCTTTTCCCCGGCCGCTTT
This DNA window, taken from Akkermansia muciniphila, encodes the following:
- a CDS encoding MBL fold metallo-hydrolase; protein product: MKAALTRRRARGTLLRHIMISFTNISGAEEIGANCYLLEMDGTRIILDSGMHPKREGLAAMPDFDSMEPNSVEAVFLSHSHLDHLGTLPVLQEKQPAADVFMTPAAAALSEVMLHNSVNVMSSKRLDLGIVEYPFFTHNDLDRLSDAWHAKSCNEVFRVGFRQNVLATFYDAGHILGSAGVMLEGESGHTVFYTGDVQFEDQSMIPGADFPESGVDTLIMECTRGGFQRSAHYSRPEEMVRFGKAIAETLERGGAVLIPVFAIGKSQEMLFNIHRFKQQGVIPANTPVYFGGLSAKVSLLYDRFAGLTRRHDHEFKLKEEIKTMPLPRKGKAPLVCSPGNIYVVSSGMMTENTLSNVMAEQVLPHEKNAILFVGYADPDSPAGQLRAAPAGELVKMRPKGQPVRRNCTVDCFDFSGHATRDALVNYAVKLNPRQVVLVHGDPDAVEWMHDTLSARMPDSTIIAPVPGQRYTFES
- a CDS encoding YkvA family protein, which encodes MSSKLPIPPQGPKQQLLARAVNYFRSREGEPRLFTKRKLVLLILTALYAFSPIDLIPDFIPGVGQIDDLTVIAFAFLAMFLPPIKKDGSHEDPEP
- the icd gene encoding NADP-dependent isocitrate dehydrogenase is translated as MAHLTFTPPTDGAAVTMQNGRLCVPDRPVIPFIIGDGTGPEIWAAASRVIDAAVKKAYRGKRSIAWYEVFAGQKSFDNLGTWLPNETVEAFRTYLVGIKGPLTTPVGGGIRSLNVTLRQDLDLFVCLRPVRYFNGIETPVKAPEKVDMVVFRENTEDIYAGIEFKEGSEEAKLFFDTMNRIFPDRMKKVRFPESSGFGIKPVSREGTERLVRAAIDYAVENGRKSVTLVHKGNIMKFTEGGFRDWGYDVARREYGAQPIGDGPWMKLPNGIVVKDCIADAFLQEILLHPENFDVVATLNLNGDYISDALAAQVGGIGIAPGGNINYLTGHSIFEATHGTGPKLAGLDKANPSSVILSAEMMLRYMGWTEAADLLIQAIDRVIAAKTVTFDLAEMIPGSTELSCSAYGDKLVEALS
- a CDS encoding GNAT family N-acetyltransferase, with protein sequence MDIHFRRVSEFNRGILLELLSDAYSFDSRWQDRCGADWKEFDDFFFDNPRIADRYGFITVCNGRPAGLASWDPRKMPEYVKVGHNCIISSHKGRGYGAVQLREALRRIARQEARKIVVTTNARMLPARRMYESVGFKACGRRRNESHTAFFGDYIDYEMILP
- the tmk gene encoding dTMP kinase; this translates as MSFTGERTGRLIVFEGIDGTGKSTHIGRLRKHLEGQGLEVVQSFEPTRGQWGRMLRDSAVTGRLSVEEEVELFLKDRREHVETLIAPALARGAWVLLDRYYLSMMAYQGARGVDTSVIRAANEEFAPVPDAVVWLDIPVSVALERIGSRGERDAFETEAGLAACRNVFASIHEPWMLRVDADAGKEEVAARVRKALSGRFPEVMGNQE
- a CDS encoding DUF4230 domain-containing protein; protein product: MSDSPPSFLHSPSVIALVKGAVLIGALAVLVWGVRSCLTAPVEKPMEVAGKLIEAGRELGLTLINKGFSTDHGGVALIVQKDEKVANLVTVERTFEYEYRYSTTWWWSKKTLVLKAAYRAHGGIDLEGPEPLRIIIPAENKGPITAEGLHGKLISCEMVEGSLRVVRDDAGIWNRLTPEDSAIAVNQLNESARKHIMESDLKRQAEENFMRRLREEARQPEEQSGKDRWF